The following are encoded together in the Tripterygium wilfordii isolate XIE 37 chromosome 3, ASM1340144v1, whole genome shotgun sequence genome:
- the LOC119995124 gene encoding uncharacterized protein LOC119995124 yields MSDIAMLVAEEYERRIKNSRKASGAAAAEGGGGELEIRFGTSWVSNFGQKMKKLSEQINKMEPKTQIGVAATDGFFSA; encoded by the coding sequence ATGTCTGATATTGCTATGTTGGTTGCAGAAGAGTATGAGAGGAGGATCAAGAACTCAAGGAAGGCAAGTGGTGCTGCAGCTgctgaaggaggaggaggagaattgGAGATTAGATTTGGTACTTCTTGGGTGTCTAATTTTGGtcagaagatgaagaaattgaGTGAGCAAATCAACAAGATGGAGCCTAAAACCCAGATTGGTGTTGCAGCCACTGATGGGTTCTTCTCTgcttga